One genomic region from Verrucomicrobiia bacterium encodes:
- a CDS encoding Gfo/Idh/MocA family oxidoreductase yields the protein MNRRTFLRRGTSALALASAATYIPTTFAAETALRVGLIGTGWYGKCDLLRLIQVAPVEVVSLCDVDRRMLAEAAELVAGRQKSGQTPRTYGDYRKMLAEKDLDIVLIGTPDHWHALPMIEACRAGADIYCQKPTGVDVVESQAMLAAARKHGRVVQIGTQRRSTPHLIEARERYIQSGKLGRIGRVNICCYWHMRNRDTLAQAPDTTPPDSLDYELWTGPAPMRPYNRIVHPRGWRAFMEYGNGIVGDMCVHMLDMTRWMMNLGWPRRISSSGGILVDKAARANITDTQEVTFDYGDLQVVWTHRTWGADPDPKYPWSATFYGDKGTLKASVFSYDYIPLGDGTPVHQEVGMELEEYPEDKTEKDLEKHCAPAIRGHMRNLLDCRESRGRPVADIEEGHISSASCILGNLALKLGREIVWDPVAHRVVGDDEANRLLARPYRAPWQHPTPENV from the coding sequence ATGAACCGCCGCACCTTCCTCCGCCGGGGGACATCCGCCCTCGCCCTGGCTTCCGCCGCCACCTACATCCCCACCACCTTCGCCGCCGAGACGGCCCTGCGGGTGGGGCTCATTGGGACCGGCTGGTACGGCAAGTGCGACCTCCTTCGACTCATTCAGGTGGCACCGGTGGAGGTCGTGTCGCTCTGCGATGTGGACAGGCGCATGCTCGCCGAGGCGGCTGAACTGGTGGCCGGACGCCAGAAGTCGGGCCAGACGCCCCGCACCTATGGCGACTACCGCAAGATGCTGGCGGAGAAGGATCTCGACATCGTGCTGATCGGCACGCCCGACCACTGGCATGCGCTGCCGATGATCGAGGCCTGCCGTGCCGGAGCCGACATCTATTGCCAGAAGCCGACCGGTGTGGACGTTGTCGAAAGCCAGGCCATGCTGGCCGCCGCCCGCAAGCATGGGCGGGTGGTTCAGATCGGAACCCAGCGGCGCAGCACTCCCCACCTGATCGAGGCCCGGGAACGGTACATCCAGTCCGGCAAGCTCGGTCGCATCGGCCGGGTCAACATCTGCTGTTACTGGCACATGCGGAACCGTGACACCCTCGCCCAGGCCCCCGACACCACCCCGCCGGATTCCCTCGACTATGAACTCTGGACCGGGCCCGCACCCATGCGCCCCTACAACCGCATCGTCCATCCACGGGGCTGGCGGGCGTTCATGGAATACGGCAACGGCATCGTCGGCGACATGTGCGTCCACATGCTCGACATGACGCGGTGGATGATGAACCTGGGATGGCCGAGGCGGATCAGTTCCTCGGGGGGCATCCTCGTGGACAAGGCCGCCCGGGCCAACATCACCGACACGCAGGAGGTCACCTTCGATTATGGCGATCTCCAGGTGGTCTGGACCCATCGCACGTGGGGCGCCGATCCGGATCCCAAATACCCGTGGAGCGCCACGTTCTACGGCGACAAGGGCACCCTGAAGGCAAGCGTGTTCAGCTATGACTACATCCCGCTGGGTGATGGGACCCCGGTGCATCAGGAAGTCGGCATGGAACTGGAGGAATATCCCGAGGACAAAACCGAGAAGGACCTCGAGAAGCACTGTGCACCGGCCATCCGCGGGCACATGAGGAACCTGCTGGATTGCCGCGAGTCGCGGGGGCGTCCAGTGGCCGACATCGAGGAGGGGCACATCTCATCGGCTTCCTGCATCCTGGGAAACCTGGCCCTGAAACTCGGACGCGAGATCGTCTGGGACCCCGTCGCGCACCGCGTCGTCGGCGATGACGAGGCGAACCGCCTGCTGGCCCGTCCCTACCGGGCGCCGTGGCAGCACCCGACGCCGGAAAACGTCTGA
- a CDS encoding trypsin-like peptidase domain-containing protein: MLFRLPSHRGVPLRIATIAISGIVGLGAETAARADPREEPAPLWSTEQLARRARDSLVVVAARGRDGSGNGIGTGFVVDSSGLVATCLHVVGEARPISIRLASGVELEVTGIHAFDRHVDLAILRVAPTNLTALPLGDSDRLAPGAELVAMGNPMGLEHSVVAGVLSGRRTFGEVELLQIALPIEPGNSGGPLLDRSGRVQGVVSAKSLVTRNLGFAIPVSLLQPLLDRPNPIPMHRWVRSGALDPARWEPHLGSRWRQRSGRIRVEGLGTGFGGRSYLLHLEPAPEGAHELTVTVRLENESGAAGLIFGGTDDGRHYGFYPTGGQLRLTAFEGADIGSWRILRTVPSPAYRPGDWNTLRVRFGEGRIKCQVNGTEVFSVADDALAGRVVGLAKFRDTVAEFRGFACETTLAGPPALDPTLVSALDATAPRPAPVPETLLPALRTNLAAARAFLSDRARLLDGEASRLRALAGRLHQERVLEELVAELDLGEDRADLPRAALLVAWLDNPDLDVAESRRQLDALGAELRERIRDSMSPAEQLDELRRFLFEDNGFHGSRHDYYNRANSHLNEVIEDREGLPITLSIVFMALAERAGIRDISGVPLPGHFVVRHAPPGGEACLIDVFEGGRRLAHTEADALGALHAGAPVRSDLMAAATKRAIVVRLLTNLQSFTERDEGAAASLRYADLLVGIADSPWSEAGQRMLRARLRSQAGDVAGARDDLRKVVDIAPPGVDVEGLSALLDAGN; this comes from the coding sequence ATGCTCTTCCGGTTGCCTTCCCATCGAGGTGTCCCCCTGCGGATCGCGACGATCGCCATTTCAGGAATCGTCGGTTTGGGCGCGGAAACTGCGGCCCGCGCCGATCCCCGGGAGGAACCCGCTCCCCTCTGGTCCACAGAGCAGCTCGCCCGCCGCGCCCGCGACAGCCTGGTGGTGGTGGCTGCGCGCGGACGGGACGGCTCGGGCAACGGCATCGGAACCGGATTTGTGGTGGATTCTTCGGGTCTGGTGGCCACCTGCCTTCACGTGGTCGGTGAGGCGCGTCCCATCAGCATCCGCCTGGCATCAGGCGTCGAACTGGAGGTGACCGGGATCCATGCGTTTGACCGCCATGTGGACCTCGCTATTCTGCGGGTTGCGCCGACGAATCTGACCGCCCTCCCCCTCGGCGACAGCGACCGACTGGCCCCCGGGGCCGAGTTGGTTGCGATGGGAAATCCCATGGGCCTCGAGCATTCCGTGGTGGCCGGCGTATTGTCCGGGCGCCGGACCTTCGGTGAGGTGGAACTGCTCCAGATCGCCCTGCCGATCGAGCCTGGAAACTCGGGCGGACCCCTGCTCGACCGCAGTGGGCGCGTCCAGGGGGTCGTCAGCGCCAAATCCCTCGTGACCCGCAACCTCGGCTTCGCCATCCCGGTGAGCCTGCTCCAACCTCTGCTGGATCGGCCGAATCCGATCCCAATGCACCGGTGGGTCCGGAGCGGAGCCCTCGATCCCGCGCGATGGGAGCCCCACCTCGGGTCCCGCTGGCGCCAACGATCCGGACGCATCCGCGTCGAAGGGCTGGGAACCGGATTCGGCGGCCGCTCCTACCTGCTCCATCTGGAACCGGCCCCGGAAGGCGCCCACGAGCTGACGGTCACGGTACGCCTGGAGAATGAATCGGGGGCTGCCGGACTGATTTTTGGTGGCACCGACGATGGACGCCACTACGGCTTCTATCCGACTGGCGGACAGTTGCGGCTGACGGCCTTTGAAGGGGCGGACATTGGGTCCTGGCGCATCCTTCGCACGGTGCCGAGTCCGGCCTACCGCCCCGGGGATTGGAACACGCTGCGGGTGCGGTTCGGGGAGGGCCGGATCAAGTGCCAGGTCAACGGGACGGAGGTGTTTTCGGTGGCCGACGACGCGCTCGCAGGCCGTGTGGTGGGCCTGGCGAAGTTCCGGGATACGGTGGCCGAGTTCCGGGGGTTTGCCTGCGAAACCACCCTGGCGGGGCCACCGGCGCTGGATCCCACACTGGTATCGGCGCTGGACGCGACGGCACCCCGGCCGGCACCCGTGCCGGAGACACTGCTTCCCGCCCTGCGCACCAACCTCGCCGCGGCACGGGCATTTCTTTCGGACCGCGCACGACTCCTGGACGGGGAGGCGTCCCGTCTCCGAGCGTTGGCCGGGCGCCTGCACCAGGAGCGGGTTCTTGAGGAACTCGTCGCGGAGCTGGACCTGGGTGAGGACAGGGCAGACCTCCCGCGGGCCGCCCTGCTGGTGGCATGGCTGGACAATCCGGACCTGGACGTGGCGGAGTCCCGACGACAACTCGACGCCTTGGGCGCGGAATTGCGGGAGCGAATCCGCGATTCGATGTCCCCGGCGGAACAGCTCGACGAATTGCGACGGTTCCTGTTTGAGGACAACGGATTTCACGGCAGCCGTCACGACTACTACAACCGCGCCAACAGCCATCTCAACGAGGTGATCGAGGACCGGGAGGGGCTCCCCATCACCCTGAGCATCGTTTTCATGGCGTTGGCCGAGCGTGCGGGGATCCGGGACATATCCGGGGTGCCGTTGCCCGGACATTTCGTGGTGCGGCACGCACCGCCGGGGGGCGAAGCCTGTTTGATTGACGTGTTTGAGGGCGGACGGCGACTGGCCCACACCGAGGCCGACGCGCTCGGGGCGCTGCATGCCGGTGCCCCCGTGCGCAGCGATCTCATGGCCGCGGCGACCAAGCGGGCCATCGTGGTGCGCCTGCTCACCAACCTCCAGTCCTTCACCGAGCGAGACGAAGGCGCCGCCGCCTCGTTGCGGTACGCCGACCTGCTCGTGGGGATCGCCGATTCTCCGTGGTCCGAGGCCGGTCAGCGCATGCTGCGCGCCCGGTTGCGCAGCCAGGCGGGGGATGTCGCCGGTGCGCGGGACGATCTCCGAAAGGTGGTGGACATCGCACCGCCGGGGGTGGATGTCGAGGGACTGTCAGCGCTGCTCGACGCCGGGAATTGA
- a CDS encoding ribbon-helix-helix protein, CopG family — MRTTVTIDADTEALLREEAARTGQSFKSVLNQAVKRALGRRSSEVQVLPLFPAPFPAELARESFNRLATEWEDEDTVEELSS, encoded by the coding sequence GTGAGAACGACGGTTACGATCGATGCCGATACCGAGGCCTTATTAAGGGAAGAAGCAGCTCGAACCGGCCAGTCATTCAAGTCGGTGCTGAATCAGGCGGTGAAGAGAGCTCTGGGGCGCCGTTCGAGTGAGGTCCAAGTTTTGCCGCTCTTTCCGGCACCTTTTCCGGCAGAACTCGCCCGAGAGAGCTTCAACCGGCTCGCCACCGAATGGGAGGACGAGGACACGGTGGAGGAGCTTTCCTCGTGA
- a CDS encoding PIN domain-containing protein: MILPDLNLLLYAYNPHMAQHGAARGWWERMMNGDELIGIPLEVAFGFIRVATNPRLGPAKVALSDARRVVESWLDLPQARVLTPGPPHFTRVMELMTAAMAAGPVLSDAILAAHAIEHRATLFTNDADFARFPGLQWENPLLRT; encoded by the coding sequence GTGATTCTTCCCGATCTCAATCTGCTCCTCTACGCCTATAACCCCCACATGGCGCAACACGGTGCAGCCCGGGGTTGGTGGGAACGGATGATGAACGGCGACGAACTGATCGGAATCCCTCTCGAGGTCGCGTTTGGATTCATCCGTGTGGCAACGAATCCACGGTTGGGACCGGCAAAAGTTGCCTTGAGCGATGCCCGTCGGGTGGTGGAAAGCTGGCTGGATCTCCCGCAAGCGCGCGTGCTGACCCCCGGGCCGCCGCACTTCACCCGGGTCATGGAGTTGATGACAGCGGCCATGGCGGCAGGGCCGGTTCTGTCCGACGCCATCCTGGCGGCCCACGCAATCGAGCACCGCGCGACCTTGTTCACCAACGACGCGGACTTTGCGCGGTTTCCGGGATTGCAGTGGGAGAATCCCCTGCTGCGAACGTAG
- a CDS encoding radical SAM protein, giving the protein MIAFSASVAPSPPTAVPSPGRRRSSVISRQALAAQRARQAHAALAHCHLCAHRCGANRLAGGTGPCHAGNEARVFLAQTEVADELALIPVFAVTFSGCDLRCDFCISGRQSWDPRAGIPVGGRRREEASAGFPGPGNEIPHAGSHLEELAALARAALAAGARSVMLLGGEPTIHLPTALEFVSLLPEDVTLVWKTNAHATAEARALLDGVFDVWVADYKFGSDRCAQRLARVRDYTAVVRENVRWAHLHADLIVRHLIMPGHVDCCWRPVAEWLAAELPGVKVSLRDGFWPAWFAARHPELRRPPPVAEHRRAVDLARAMRLNLVP; this is encoded by the coding sequence ATGATCGCGTTTTCCGCGTCCGTTGCACCATCCCCGCCAACGGCCGTGCCCTCCCCCGGGCGCCGCCGTTCGTCGGTCATTTCGCGCCAGGCGCTGGCCGCCCAGCGCGCCCGACAAGCCCATGCTGCCCTCGCGCACTGTCACCTCTGCGCGCACCGTTGTGGTGCAAACCGGCTCGCCGGCGGGACCGGTCCCTGCCACGCCGGCAACGAGGCGCGCGTCTTTCTCGCGCAGACCGAGGTGGCCGATGAACTGGCGCTCATCCCCGTCTTCGCCGTCACGTTCAGCGGCTGCGACCTGCGTTGCGACTTCTGCATCTCCGGCCGTCAGAGCTGGGATCCGCGCGCCGGGATTCCCGTGGGTGGCCGACGGCGTGAGGAGGCTTCCGCGGGCTTCCCCGGACCCGGGAATGAGATTCCGCACGCCGGTTCCCACCTTGAGGAACTCGCCGCCCTCGCCCGCGCGGCGCTCGCCGCCGGTGCCCGCAGCGTCATGCTGCTCGGGGGCGAACCGACGATTCACCTGCCCACGGCCCTGGAGTTCGTGTCCCTGCTTCCCGAGGACGTCACGCTCGTGTGGAAGACCAATGCCCACGCAACCGCCGAGGCCCGTGCTCTGCTCGATGGCGTGTTCGACGTCTGGGTCGCCGACTACAAGTTCGGCAGTGACCGCTGCGCCCAACGACTCGCGAGGGTCCGCGACTACACCGCCGTGGTTCGCGAGAATGTCCGCTGGGCGCACCTCCATGCCGACCTCATCGTCCGCCACCTGATCATGCCCGGGCACGTGGACTGCTGCTGGCGTCCCGTGGCCGAATGGCTCGCCGCCGAACTTCCCGGGGTGAAGGTGAGCCTGCGCGACGGCTTCTGGCCGGCCTGGTTTGCCGCACGGCATCCGGAGCTGCGCCGCCCCCCTCCGGTCGCCGAGCATCGGCGCGCCGTTGACCTGGCCCGGGCGATGCGTCTCAACCTCGTGCCATGA
- a CDS encoding RNA polymerase sigma factor: protein MSMTLQSAAVTSDEQLWQQSRSGDREAFGRIVERYQSLVCSVAYSACGNLSRSEDLAQETFVTAWRQLGALREPARLGPWLCGIARNHAANATRREHRRGGPTESIDAAAETEAPDADPSEQAASQEEAAMLWRSLAELPATYREPLVLFYRQGQSVAEVAGLLDLSEEAVKQRLSRGRVMLREELTTLVASVLTRTRPGPAFTAGVLAVLPLVTATTATSTLAAGAVVGGTGKAGAAGMGLLAAPGYGAWLGPILGLGIGWMCARLAASTARSLREREVILRYARQMVIFCFVMSVGLAGVLSQAGKRYPASPLWVFLGITAWLALLLGTILWTSSRVDRVVHRIREETGTADDAFCALLAAKGEKFLGSVRRESRARFLGLPLWCLAIHSLEAGGQRSRSARGWVAVGDLAISPLFAFGGVAIAPIALGGVTFGLLSLSLWGVAVGVLAFGSLSLGWSAFGIASGGWRAAWGGGVALARDYAVGGWAYATEANSVAAKQWFADQWFSPFMKFFASHAQWLIVGVVVVSLVGVSRRVAQRRRISR from the coding sequence ATGAGCATGACTCTCCAGTCCGCAGCGGTGACTTCCGACGAACAGCTTTGGCAGCAATCCCGGTCGGGCGATCGTGAGGCTTTCGGCCGGATCGTCGAACGGTACCAGTCGCTCGTCTGTTCGGTGGCCTACAGCGCCTGCGGCAACCTGTCGCGATCCGAGGATCTCGCGCAGGAGACGTTTGTGACTGCCTGGCGTCAGTTGGGGGCGCTGCGGGAACCCGCCCGGCTGGGTCCCTGGCTGTGCGGCATCGCCCGCAACCACGCGGCCAACGCCACACGTCGTGAGCATCGCCGGGGTGGCCCGACCGAATCCATTGACGCTGCCGCGGAAACGGAGGCACCCGATGCCGACCCCTCCGAGCAGGCGGCCTCTCAGGAGGAAGCCGCGATGCTGTGGCGCTCGCTCGCTGAGCTGCCAGCCACCTATCGCGAACCCCTGGTGCTGTTCTACCGCCAGGGACAGTCCGTGGCGGAGGTGGCCGGCCTGCTTGATCTTTCCGAGGAAGCGGTGAAGCAGCGGCTGTCACGCGGCAGGGTGATGCTGCGCGAGGAATTGACCACGCTGGTGGCGTCTGTTCTCACGCGCACCCGGCCGGGTCCCGCTTTCACCGCGGGCGTCCTCGCAGTCCTTCCGTTGGTTACGGCGACGACTGCGACCTCGACGCTGGCCGCGGGAGCCGTGGTCGGCGGCACCGGCAAGGCGGGTGCCGCTGGCATGGGCCTGCTGGCCGCACCCGGGTACGGCGCATGGCTGGGCCCGATCCTCGGACTGGGTATTGGCTGGATGTGTGCCCGCCTGGCCGCTTCGACTGCGCGATCACTCCGGGAGCGTGAAGTGATTCTCAGGTACGCCCGGCAGATGGTCATTTTCTGTTTCGTGATGAGCGTCGGCCTGGCCGGCGTCCTGAGTCAGGCGGGGAAACGGTATCCGGCCTCGCCTCTTTGGGTGTTCCTTGGGATTACGGCGTGGCTGGCGTTGCTGCTGGGGACGATCCTTTGGACGAGTTCCCGCGTGGACCGGGTCGTACACCGCATCCGTGAGGAAACGGGCACCGCCGACGATGCCTTTTGTGCATTGTTGGCAGCGAAGGGGGAGAAATTCCTCGGGTCCGTGCGCCGCGAATCGAGGGCCCGGTTCCTGGGGTTGCCTTTGTGGTGTCTGGCCATCCACTCCTTGGAGGCGGGCGGTCAACGTTCGCGGTCGGCGCGCGGTTGGGTCGCCGTGGGGGATCTGGCGATCAGTCCGTTGTTTGCCTTCGGCGGCGTGGCCATCGCGCCGATTGCGTTGGGCGGTGTGACGTTCGGGTTGCTGAGTCTGAGCCTGTGGGGGGTGGCCGTTGGCGTCCTGGCTTTCGGCAGCCTCTCCTTGGGATGGTCCGCGTTCGGGATCGCATCGGGCGGGTGGCGGGCCGCCTGGGGCGGCGGGGTGGCCCTGGCGCGGGACTACGCGGTGGGCGGATGGGCGTATGCGACAGAGGCCAACAGCGTCGCCGCCAAGCAGTGGTTCGCCGATCAATGGTTCTCGCCGTTCATGAAGTTCTTCGCCAGCCATGCCCAATGGCTGATCGTGGGGGTCGTGGTGGTTTCCCTGGTCGGGGTGTCGCGTCGCGTCGCGCAACGGCGCCGGATCTCCCGCTGA
- the ubiA gene encoding putative 4-hydroxybenzoate polyprenyltransferase, whose translation MWASLSRWAGFVKLSHTVFALPFALASMMVAARETRGWPGTRVFLLVLGAMVSARTCAMAFNRIVDRRFDALNPRTARRHLPAGEVGLAGAAMLCAASAAAFVACAWGLNPLCLALSPVALFFILFYSLTKRFTDFTHVWLGAALAIAPVGAWLAVEGRIAWAPADDGVTGLAALRQGMLVPGVLAGAVVLWLVGFDIIYATQDFEFDRAHGLHSLVVRWGPANALGVAFLSHLGMWGLLALFGLLCGFRFAYWIGLVLILALLLLEHLLARRKDPASVNAAFFKLNASISLIFVVVVAVEVLFPWFRLRWY comes from the coding sequence ATGTGGGCATCGCTTTCTCGTTGGGCAGGGTTCGTGAAGTTGAGCCATACCGTGTTTGCCCTTCCGTTTGCCCTCGCCTCGATGATGGTGGCGGCGCGGGAGACGCGCGGCTGGCCGGGGACCCGCGTGTTCCTGCTGGTGCTGGGCGCGATGGTGTCCGCACGCACGTGCGCCATGGCCTTCAACCGCATCGTGGACCGGCGGTTCGACGCCCTCAATCCGCGCACCGCCCGGCGTCATCTGCCGGCCGGCGAGGTCGGCCTTGCGGGCGCGGCGATGCTTTGCGCCGCGAGTGCCGCCGCCTTCGTGGCCTGTGCGTGGGGATTGAATCCGCTCTGCCTTGCCCTGTCTCCCGTCGCACTGTTCTTCATCCTGTTTTACTCGCTGACCAAGCGATTCACCGACTTCACACACGTCTGGCTTGGAGCCGCCCTCGCCATCGCCCCGGTCGGGGCGTGGCTGGCCGTCGAGGGCCGGATCGCCTGGGCACCCGCGGACGACGGCGTGACCGGACTCGCTGCCCTGCGTCAGGGGATGCTGGTACCGGGGGTGCTGGCGGGCGCGGTCGTGCTGTGGCTGGTGGGATTTGACATCATCTATGCCACGCAGGATTTCGAGTTCGACCGGGCTCATGGCCTCCACTCGCTGGTGGTCCGCTGGGGCCCCGCCAACGCTCTGGGCGTCGCGTTCCTTTCCCACCTGGGCATGTGGGGGTTGCTGGCACTTTTCGGGCTGCTTTGCGGGTTCCGCTTCGCCTACTGGATCGGGCTTGTCCTGATCCTCGCCCTGCTGCTGCTGGAGCACCTGCTGGCCCGCAGAAAGGATCCGGCGTCCGTGAATGCCGCGTTCTTCAAGCTGAACGCCTCCATCAGCCTGATCTTTGTGGTCGTTGTCGCGGTGGAGGTCCTGTTCCCGTGGTTCCGGTTGCGCTGGTACTGA
- a CDS encoding RNA polymerase sigma factor, with protein sequence MSEPVPDTLTGADVSASTAASSPPPATLPAGFADLYEAHSRPVYYLALRLLGDPTQAEDAAHDIFIKAFRKMGEFQGRAEIRTWLYRIAINHCCNLRQTWAARNIRTAPDDSIFERVASPAGNPLRVLETRELGERIQRALDALPGEYRLLLLLVADDELSYAQVGELTDQTTDAVRGKLHRARKAFTVAFAQSA encoded by the coding sequence ATGTCGGAACCCGTTCCTGACACGCTGACGGGGGCGGACGTTTCCGCGTCCACGGCCGCGTCGTCGCCGCCCCCTGCGACCCTGCCGGCAGGATTTGCAGACCTCTACGAAGCCCATTCCCGCCCGGTCTACTATCTCGCCCTGCGGCTGCTCGGTGATCCGACGCAGGCCGAGGATGCGGCCCACGACATCTTCATCAAAGCCTTCCGCAAGATGGGCGAATTCCAGGGCAGGGCAGAGATTCGCACATGGCTCTATCGCATCGCGATCAATCACTGTTGCAACCTGCGCCAGACTTGGGCCGCCCGGAACATCCGCACGGCGCCTGACGACTCCATCTTCGAACGGGTCGCCAGTCCGGCCGGGAATCCGCTGCGGGTGCTTGAAACCAGGGAGCTCGGCGAACGCATCCAGCGTGCCCTGGACGCCCTCCCCGGGGAATACCGGCTGCTGCTGCTCCTGGTGGCCGACGATGAACTCAGTTATGCGCAGGTTGGCGAACTCACCGATCAGACCACGGACGCTGTTCGCGGCAAGCTGCACCGCGCCCGCAAGGCCTTCACCGTCGCCTTCGCCCAATCCGCCTGA